The Pseudomonas sp. MH9.2 genomic interval CAGGTGGTACCGCGCACGATGGAGTCATCCACCAGCATCACGTTCTTGCCACGGAATTCCAGGTCGATAGCGTTGAGTTTCTGGCGCACGGACTTTTTCCGCGCAGCCTGCCCCGGCATGATGAACGTGCGACCGATGTAACGGTTCTTGACGAAACCTTCGCGGAACTTCACGCCCAGGCGATTGGCCAGTTCGAGCGCTGCGGTACGGCTGGTGTCAGGAATCGGGATGACCACGTCGATGTCGTGATCAGGGCGCTCGCGCACGATTTTGTCCGCCAGCCGCTCGCCCATGCGCAGACGCGCCTTGTACACCGAGACGCCGTCGATGATCGAGTCTGGACGCGCCAGATAAACGTGCTCGAAAATGCACGGTGCGTATTGCGGGTTGGTCGCACACTGGCGAGTGTGCAGCTTGCCGTCTTCGGTGATGTAGACCGCTTCGCCCGGCGCCAGATCACGGATCAGTGTGAAACCGAGCACATCCAGCGCAACGCTTTCGGAAGCGATCATGTACTCGACGCCTTCGTCGGTATGACGCTGACCGAAGACGATAGGACGTATGGCATGCGGGTCACGGAAACCGACGATGCCATAGCCAGTGATCATGGCGACCACGGCGTATCCGCCACGGCAACGGTGGTGCACATCGGTCACGGCCGCGAAGACGTCTTCTTCTGTCGGCTGCAACTTGCCGCGCTGGGCCAGTTCGTGAGCAAAAATGTTGAGCAACACTTCCGAATCGGAGTTGGTGTTGACGTGGCGCAGGTCAGATTCGTAAATCTCCTTGGCCAATTGCTCGACGTTGGTCAGGTTGCCGTTGTGCGCCAGAGTAATGCCATACGGCGAGTTGACGTAAAACGGCTGAGCTTCGGCCGAAGTCGAGCTGCCTGCGGTGGGATAGCGCACATGGCCGATACCCATGTGACCTACCAGGCGCTGCATATGGCGCTGGTGGAACACATCACGGACCAACCCATTATCCTTGCGCAGGAATAACCGGCCGCCATGGCTGGTTACGATACCGGCAGCGTCCTGGCCGCGGTGCTGGAGGACGGTTAGCGCGTCATACAGCGACTGATTGACGTTCGACTTACCGACGATACCGACGATGCCACACATGCGACGCAACCCCTACTTAGTGGAACTGGATTTACCGAACACTTCTTGCGGCATTGTTGACGGCAGGAGGTGTTCCTTGAACGGGAGATCAGCGGGTACGCTGATACCGCTGGCTAGCCACTTGCTGGACAACCCGAGAATCAGGTTTTTCGACCAGTCAGCGACCAATAGAAATTGTGGCATCAGTTTAGACTGCTGCCACCATTGATCTTGCTGTACGGGGCCCAGGCTCAACAGCCCGACCGCGACAACCACTAGCAAGCCTCCGCGCGCAGCGCCGAAGACCATACCCAGAAAACGATCGGTCCCGGAAAGCCCGGTGACGCGAATCAGTTCGCTGATAAGAAAGTTGACCATGGCGCCTACCAGCAAGGTGGCGACAAACAGGATGGTGCAGCCGGCAATCACGCGAGCTGAAGGTGTCTCGATGTAACTGACAAGGTACTGCGAAAGCGAGCCGCCGAACATCCAGGCAACAACACCGGCAATGATCCAGGTGAGTAACGACAATGCTTCCTTGACGAAGCCGCGTTTCAAACTGATCAAGGCGGAGATGGCAATGATCGCAATGATCGCCCAATCAACCGGGGTAAATGGCACGTTGAAGCCTACGGACGGATAAGGCGGCGTATTTTAGCAGAGCACCAGCCCGCCCGTAAGCAGCTATTACCGATTAGATGACGGACTCAATTTCGCTCAGGCTGAAAGCGCACCACCAAACCGTTGAGTTTCTGCTGTTTGCTCAACTGATCACGCAAACGATCAGCCTCGGCACGCTCAATCAGCGGCCCGACAAACACTCGGTTCAAGCCGTCCGAGGACCGAATATAAGCATTATAACCCTGAGCACGCAGGCTTTTCTGCAACGTGTCGGCACTGGCGCGATTGGACAGACTGGCCAGTTGCACCGACCAACTGACCGACAGGCCATTGGCATCCACACGACTGGGGTCCGCAGCGGGTTTGGCGGGCGCCTGAGCCGCTGCCGGCTTGACTGCCGGGACTGGCTGCGTGGTCGCGACCGACGGGGTCACAGTGGTTATTGGCACAGGCACTGAAGAGGCCTTGGGCTGAGCAAGGTCTTCGTCCGTCGGCACAGGCTCCTGCGGCAACGACTGAGGCTCTGGAACCGCTACGGGCTCGACCTGCACTTGAGGCGTCGCCGGTGTTTGCGGCGTGGCGGGCACATCGACCGACACGCGACGCGTTTCATCCTGGCGCGAAAACAACATCGGCAAAAAAATCACCGCCAATGCAACCAATACCAGTGCACCGACCATCCGCTGCTTGAACACGTTATCCAGCAAAGCCATTTGCAATGTCCTCCTTGGCGCGCCGGGCCAGCCATTCCAGGGCCTCGGCGACGCAATAAAATGATCCGAACAACAGAATTTCATCTTCGGCAGTCGCTTGATCGCACTGCCCTTCCAGCGCCAGTGCGACACTCTGATAAGACGTCACGCTTGCGCCAAGGTTCTGTAGCGCGGCCTGCAACTCGCCAGCCGAACAGCTACGGGGCGTCGGTAAAGGTGCAACAGCCCACTCCTGAACGCTGCCAGCCAGCTCGGCCAGTACGCCCTTGAGATCCTTGTCCGCCAGCAATCCGAAAACTGCCAGGCGTTTACCAGCCAGCGGCCGACTTGCCAGCCGCTGCGCCAGATAGTGTGCCGCATGAGGATTATGGCCGACATCCAGCAAAAGCTTCAGTGGCTTGCCATGCCAGTTGATCTGGCGCCGATCCAGACGACCGGTCAACCGCGTGCTGCTCAAGGCTGCACTAATGTGTTCCTGCACCCAGGGAAGATCCAGCAGCAGATAAGCCTGCAACGCCAATGCAGCATTTTCCATCGGCAGGTCAAGCAGCGGCAAGTGGTGCAATTCAACCAATTGGCCGCGCGCATCATGTCCCTGCCAATGCCAGTCACTGTCGGTCACCGCCAGATCGAAATCACGACCGCGCAACAGGAACGGGCAACCGAGCGCCTTGACGCGTTCGAGCAATGGCGCGGGAGGGTCGAGGTCGCCGCACAGGGCTGGACGCCCCTGACGCAAGATCCCGGCCTTTTCGAAGGCGACCGACTCTCGGGTATCACCCAACCAGTCAGCGTGATCAACGCCAATACTGGTGATCACGGCCAAATCGGCATCGATCAGGTTCACCGCATCCAGACGTCCACCGAGGCCTATTTCAAGGACCACCGCATCCAGCGCCGCACGCTCGAACAGCCAAAACGCCGCGAGCGTGCCCATTTCGAAGTAGGTCAGGGAGATGTTACCGCGAGCGGCTTCTACCGCCGCGAAGGCCTCGCACAGCTGGCTATCGGTGGCTTCAACACCCTGGACCTGCACCCGTTCGTTGTAACGCAACAAGTGCGGCGAGCTGTAAACACCCACCTTGAGCCCCTGCGCCTGCATCAATGAAGCAATGAACGCGCAGGTAGACCCCTTGCCGTTGGTCCCTGTAACTGTGATCACCCTGGGTGCCGGCCGGGTCAATCCCAGCTTGCCCGCCACTTGTTGCGAACGCTCCAGCCCCATATCGATGGCCGATGGATGCAGTTGCTCAAGGTAAGCGAGCCAGTCGCCCAAGGTACGCAGGGTCATACAGTGGCCGGTGCCGGCGGAACGATGATCGGTTCCAAAGGTGCGGCGATGAATTTAGGTGTCGGCAAGTTCATCATTTGGGCCAGCAGATTACCCAGACGCGGACGCAGTTCTTGACGCGGAACGATCAAATCGATAGCGCCATGTTCCAGCAGGAACTCACTGCGCTGGAAACCTTCTGGCAGTTTTTCACGCACAGTCTGTTCGATCACACGAGGACCGGCGAAGCCGATCAGCGCTTTAGGCTCGGCAATGATCACGTCGCCCAGCATCGCCAGACTGGCGGAAACACCACCGTAGACCGGGTCGGTCAGGACCGAGATAAACGGCAAGCCTTCCTCGCGCAAACGCGCCAATACCGCCGACGTCTTGGCCATTTGCATCAGGGAAATCAGCGCTTCCTGCATCCGCGCACCGCCGGAAGCAGCGAAGCAGACCATTGGGCAGCGATTTGCCAGTGCGTAGTTGGCCGCGCGGACAAACCGCTCGCCGACAATGGCACCCATCGAGCCGCCCATGAACGAGAATTCAAACGCGCAGGCCACGACGGGCATCCCGAGCAGCGTGCCGCTCATGGAGATCAGTGCATCTTTCTCGCCGGTCTGCTTCTGCGCAGCGACCAGGCGGTCCTTGTACTTCTTGCTGTCGCGAAACTTCAGTCGATCCACTGGCTCAAGGTCGGCGCCCAGCTCTGCACGCCCTTCCACATCGAGAAAGATGTTCAGACGAGCACGCGCGCCAATGCGCATGTGGTGATTGCACTTGGGGCAGACGTCCAGGGTCTTTTCGAGTTCCGGACGATAAAGCACCGCTTCACAAGACGGGCACTTATGCCAAAGCCCTTCTGGTACCGAGCTTTTTTTCACCTCGGAACGCATGATCGAAGGGATCAGTTTGTCTACCAACCAGTTGCTCATGCTTTCTTTCTCCAGTACCGGTGACTCGATCGCGCTAGCGATTCACAGTCCCGCGTATGCCCTTGAGCTAATTCATGTGTACAGCGGCGACAAGCACTTCAGGGATCGGCATACCGCCGGACCTGCCTGAACCGAACCTCGTCACTCGCCATTGTGACGACGCGCATCAGCGTCGTCGCTTATTCAATGTCGACCCGCGCGCTTATCGCTACGCCAGGCTTATGGACGGTGGCTAAACACTAACCGTCACATCAGGCAAACAACCTGTCAACGGGCGGATCAAGAACCCCGCACCGCGTGCATGAACGCACGGATCTTGTCGTGATCCTTGATGCCCTTGCTCATTTCAACTCCGCCGCTGACATCCACCGCATAAGGTCGGACCTGAGCGATGGCTTGCGCGACGTTGTCTGGCGTCAAACCGCCCGCCAGAATAATCGGTTTGCTCAGCGTGTGCGGGATCAACGACCAGTCAAACGCTTCGCCTGTGCCGCCCGGCACGTCGGCAACATAAGTATCGAGCAGGATACCGCTGGCCCTGGAATAGGCCCGGCAACTGGCGGCGATGTCGTCACCCGCCTGCACGCGCAACGCCTTGATGTAAGGTCGATGATAGCCGTCACAGTCTTCGGGCGTTTCGTCGCCATGAAACTGCAAGAGATCCAGAGGTACGATTTCCAGTATCTCGGTGAGCTCGCAACGGCTGATATTGACGAACAAGCCGACGGTGGTAATAAACGGTGGCAAGGCAGCAATAATTGCACGCACCTGCTCGACGCTGACGGCACGAGGGCTTTTGGCGTAGAACACAAAGCCGATGGCATCGGCCCCGGCATCAACCGCGGCCAACGCGTCTTCTATACGGGTAATCCCGCAGATCTTGCTGCGAACGCCTGACATGCAGTGAAAACCTCAAGCCTTGTTCGGGAAAGTCCCGGATGTTAGCAAATGCTTTTCCGGGCGTCAGCCGCCAAGTTCAGAGAAGCCGGTCAAGAAGTGCGGGCCGACGTAACGTTCCGGCAGGGCAAACTCATCGTGGTATTCCACTTTCACCAGGTAAAGCCCGAACGGGTGCGCGGTCACGCCACCGGTCCGACGGACCCGGCTCTCCAGTACTTCCCCGGCCCATTCGATTGGCCGCTCACCGGTGCCAATGGTCATCAACACGCCGGCGATATTACGCACCATGTGGTGCAAAAAGGCGTTGGCGCGAACGTCGATGACGATCATTTGACCGTGACGCGTCACCCGCAGGTGATGCAGCTGCTTGATCGGTGACTTCGCCTGACATTGCCCGGCACGAAACGCACTGAAATCATGGGTGCCGACCAGGTACTGAGCAGCCAGCGCCATGCGCTCTGCATCCAGCGGGCGGTGGTTCCAGGTGATTTCCTGGCCCAAGTGCGCCGGCCGAATCGGATCATTGTAGATGACGTAGCGGTAACGACGGGCAATCGCCTTGAACCGCGCATGAAAATGCGCCGGCATGACTTGGGCCCAGGTCACGCTGACATCGTGAGGCAAATTGATATTGGCGCCCATGACCCAGGCTTTCAGCGACCTTTCGGCCTGAGTATCGAAGTGCACCACTTGCCCACAGGCGTGAACACCCGCATCGGTACGCCCGGCGCACAACAATGAGACGGGGGACGCAGCAACTTTGGACAATGCGTTCTCAAGGGTTTCCTGAACGGTCAGTACGCCGGAAGCCTGGCGCTGCCATCCGCAATAACGCGAACCTTTATACTCGACGCCTAATGCGATTCTGGAAAAGCCGGCGGCAGC includes:
- the purF gene encoding amidophosphoribosyltransferase; this translates as MCGIVGIVGKSNVNQSLYDALTVLQHRGQDAAGIVTSHGGRLFLRKDNGLVRDVFHQRHMQRLVGHMGIGHVRYPTAGSSTSAEAQPFYVNSPYGITLAHNGNLTNVEQLAKEIYESDLRHVNTNSDSEVLLNIFAHELAQRGKLQPTEEDVFAAVTDVHHRCRGGYAVVAMITGYGIVGFRDPHAIRPIVFGQRHTDEGVEYMIASESVALDVLGFTLIRDLAPGEAVYITEDGKLHTRQCATNPQYAPCIFEHVYLARPDSIIDGVSVYKARLRMGERLADKIVRERPDHDIDVVIPIPDTSRTAALELANRLGVKFREGFVKNRYIGRTFIMPGQAARKKSVRQKLNAIDLEFRGKNVMLVDDSIVRGTTCKQIIQMAREAGAKNVYFCSAAPAVRYPNVYGIDMPSAHELIAHNRTTQDVADLIGADWLIYQDLSDLIDAVGGGKVKIANFDCAVFDGKYVTGDIDEHYLNRIEQARNDASKVKTQAVSAIIDLYNN
- a CDS encoding CvpA family protein produces the protein MPFTPVDWAIIAIIAISALISLKRGFVKEALSLLTWIIAGVVAWMFGGSLSQYLVSYIETPSARVIAGCTILFVATLLVGAMVNFLISELIRVTGLSGTDRFLGMVFGAARGGLLVVVAVGLLSLGPVQQDQWWQQSKLMPQFLLVADWSKNLILGLSSKWLASGISVPADLPFKEHLLPSTMPQEVFGKSSSTK
- a CDS encoding SPOR domain-containing protein; protein product: MALLDNVFKQRMVGALVLVALAVIFLPMLFSRQDETRRVSVDVPATPQTPATPQVQVEPVAVPEPQSLPQEPVPTDEDLAQPKASSVPVPITTVTPSVATTQPVPAVKPAAAQAPAKPAADPSRVDANGLSVSWSVQLASLSNRASADTLQKSLRAQGYNAYIRSSDGLNRVFVGPLIERAEADRLRDQLSKQQKLNGLVVRFQPERN
- the folC gene encoding bifunctional tetrahydrofolate synthase/dihydrofolate synthase produces the protein MTLRTLGDWLAYLEQLHPSAIDMGLERSQQVAGKLGLTRPAPRVITVTGTNGKGSTCAFIASLMQAQGLKVGVYSSPHLLRYNERVQVQGVEATDSQLCEAFAAVEAARGNISLTYFEMGTLAAFWLFERAALDAVVLEIGLGGRLDAVNLIDADLAVITSIGVDHADWLGDTRESVAFEKAGILRQGRPALCGDLDPPAPLLERVKALGCPFLLRGRDFDLAVTDSDWHWQGHDARGQLVELHHLPLLDLPMENAALALQAYLLLDLPWVQEHISAALSSTRLTGRLDRRQINWHGKPLKLLLDVGHNPHAAHYLAQRLASRPLAGKRLAVFGLLADKDLKGVLAELAGSVQEWAVAPLPTPRSCSAGELQAALQNLGASVTSYQSVALALEGQCDQATAEDEILLFGSFYCVAEALEWLARRAKEDIANGFAG
- the accD gene encoding acetyl-CoA carboxylase, carboxyltransferase subunit beta yields the protein MSNWLVDKLIPSIMRSEVKKSSVPEGLWHKCPSCEAVLYRPELEKTLDVCPKCNHHMRIGARARLNIFLDVEGRAELGADLEPVDRLKFRDSKKYKDRLVAAQKQTGEKDALISMSGTLLGMPVVACAFEFSFMGGSMGAIVGERFVRAANYALANRCPMVCFAASGGARMQEALISLMQMAKTSAVLARLREEGLPFISVLTDPVYGGVSASLAMLGDVIIAEPKALIGFAGPRVIEQTVREKLPEGFQRSEFLLEHGAIDLIVPRQELRPRLGNLLAQMMNLPTPKFIAAPLEPIIVPPAPATV
- a CDS encoding phosphoribosylanthranilate isomerase, with the protein product MSGVRSKICGITRIEDALAAVDAGADAIGFVFYAKSPRAVSVEQVRAIIAALPPFITTVGLFVNISRCELTEILEIVPLDLLQFHGDETPEDCDGYHRPYIKALRVQAGDDIAASCRAYSRASGILLDTYVADVPGGTGEAFDWSLIPHTLSKPIILAGGLTPDNVAQAIAQVRPYAVDVSGGVEMSKGIKDHDKIRAFMHAVRGS
- the truA gene encoding tRNA pseudouridine(38-40) synthase TruA; the encoded protein is MAAAGFSRIALGVEYKGSRYCGWQRQASGVLTVQETLENALSKVAASPVSLLCAGRTDAGVHACGQVVHFDTQAERSLKAWVMGANINLPHDVSVTWAQVMPAHFHARFKAIARRYRYVIYNDPIRPAHLGQEITWNHRPLDAERMALAAQYLVGTHDFSAFRAGQCQAKSPIKQLHHLRVTRHGQMIVIDVRANAFLHHMVRNIAGVLMTIGTGERPIEWAGEVLESRVRRTGGVTAHPFGLYLVKVEYHDEFALPERYVGPHFLTGFSELGG